A single window of Acidimicrobiia bacterium DNA harbors:
- a CDS encoding HIT domain-containing protein, with product MTLDRLWAGWRSSYIDEVATQSPVDGECVFCALLVADPDEALVLARNDYVFAVMNAYPYTSGHLMVAPVRHEGTLSGLSPEEASALMAMTQDATVALDRAYSPDGVNVGANLGRAAGAGIPGHVHMHALPRWVGDTNFMSAVAEARVLPEPLTASWEKLRAGWPQARH from the coding sequence ATGACCCTCGATCGGCTCTGGGCGGGCTGGCGCTCGTCCTACATCGATGAAGTCGCGACACAAAGTCCTGTCGACGGCGAGTGCGTCTTCTGCGCGCTGCTCGTCGCCGACCCGGACGAGGCGCTCGTCCTCGCGCGAAACGACTACGTGTTTGCGGTGATGAACGCGTATCCGTACACGTCGGGTCACCTCATGGTCGCGCCGGTACGGCACGAGGGGACGCTGTCGGGGCTGTCGCCAGAAGAAGCGAGCGCGCTGATGGCGATGACCCAAGACGCCACCGTCGCGCTCGACCGCGCGTACTCGCCCGACGGCGTGAACGTCGGTGCGAACCTCGGGCGCGCCGCGGGCGCCGGCATTCCCGGTCACGTGCACATGCACGCGCTCCCGCGATGGGTCGGCGACACCAACTTCATGAGCGCCGTGGCGGAGGCGCGCGTCCTGCCCGAACCGTTGACCGCGAGCTGGGAGAAGCTGCGGGCCGGGTGGCCGCAGGCACGCCATTAG